Proteins encoded within one genomic window of Pseudalkalibacillus sp. SCS-8:
- a CDS encoding YpoC family protein has translation MSDRTSEQSKLFHHPLFFNEAFTKEREIDDIKELASIPFLLDFKFQQKKAGLVVTNELIDHLFRLWRSEKEKIAASFKNRDRHAAKPAMIKGIGWFITILFWINGQRVARLTHLVEDCSSLPDQPFNLKERLIFILENPDHYLAYIQLTELYDELEKKWMMNLRKKEHMDRK, from the coding sequence ATGTCTGATCGTACATCGGAACAATCAAAACTGTTTCATCACCCTTTGTTTTTCAACGAGGCGTTCACAAAAGAAAGGGAAATCGACGACATAAAAGAGCTTGCTTCCATCCCGTTTCTGCTCGATTTTAAATTCCAGCAAAAAAAGGCGGGACTGGTCGTTACAAATGAACTCATCGATCATCTCTTCCGATTATGGCGAAGCGAAAAAGAAAAGATTGCAGCCTCTTTCAAGAACCGAGATCGCCACGCTGCAAAGCCTGCCATGATAAAAGGAATCGGCTGGTTCATTACGATTCTGTTTTGGATCAACGGACAGCGTGTCGCACGTTTGACCCACCTCGTTGAAGACTGTTCTTCCCTTCCTGACCAGCCCTTTAATTTGAAGGAACGGTTGATTTTTATCCTCGAAAACCCGGATCATTACCTCGCTTATATTCAATTGACCGAACTATACGATGAACTTGAGAAGAAGTGGATGATGAACCTGCGAAAAAAAGAGCATATGGACAGGAAATGA
- a CDS encoding glycosyl hydrolase family 18 protein — translation MQIHVVRSGESLWGISQLYGIPWQQIVNLNGLENPDQMAIGQTLLIPTKNRYTVQPGDSYFTIAQKTGVSIQELQKANPQIEGMTLYPGQVVIVPAKPKTSTIVNAYGEPFEKTIDYAKSAADTLSWLSVFSYHVDEKGNLKALEKDQSLIDIAKKNNVKPVMTITNIKEGAEFDTELATTILKSEKIQDTLIANIEKEMKNKGYKGINVDFEFLGKENKERYNQFLRKLTKKLKPQGYIISTAVAPKVKADQKGVLYEGHDYKAHGEIVDYVIIMTYEWGWSGGPPLPVSPLPEVEEVLNYALTEIPKEKIIMGVNLYGYDWTLPYVEGGKFAKALSVPQASRLAYTKNAEIQYDQESQAPFYTYYDQDGKEHIVWFEDLRSMAAKFELLKKLDLAGMSFWNLAFPYTPVWPLIKDRFNVKR, via the coding sequence ATGCAAATACATGTTGTCAGATCTGGTGAATCCTTATGGGGAATCTCTCAGCTGTATGGTATACCTTGGCAGCAAATAGTCAATCTGAACGGACTTGAGAATCCGGATCAGATGGCGATCGGTCAGACGCTGCTCATTCCGACGAAAAATCGGTATACCGTTCAACCAGGGGATTCTTATTTTACGATTGCACAAAAAACAGGCGTTTCCATACAAGAACTACAGAAGGCCAATCCACAGATCGAAGGTATGACGCTTTATCCGGGTCAGGTCGTCATCGTACCCGCGAAACCGAAAACAAGCACCATCGTCAATGCGTACGGTGAACCATTCGAGAAGACGATCGATTATGCCAAATCCGCTGCGGATACGCTGAGCTGGTTGTCTGTTTTCAGCTATCACGTCGATGAAAAAGGAAATTTGAAGGCACTTGAGAAGGACCAATCCTTAATTGACATCGCGAAGAAAAATAATGTCAAGCCGGTCATGACGATAACGAATATTAAAGAAGGGGCCGAATTCGACACGGAATTAGCGACGACGATCTTGAAAAGTGAGAAAATACAGGACACACTCATCGCAAATATCGAGAAAGAAATGAAGAACAAAGGGTATAAAGGGATCAATGTCGACTTCGAATTTCTAGGTAAAGAAAATAAAGAACGTTATAATCAATTTCTACGCAAGCTGACGAAAAAGCTCAAGCCGCAAGGGTATATCATCTCGACTGCTGTTGCACCTAAGGTGAAAGCGGATCAAAAAGGGGTTCTTTACGAAGGGCATGATTACAAAGCACATGGCGAGATCGTCGATTATGTCATCATCATGACGTATGAATGGGGATGGAGCGGAGGGCCGCCTCTCCCTGTCAGCCCTTTACCTGAAGTTGAGGAAGTGTTGAACTATGCGTTGACCGAAATACCGAAAGAAAAAATCATCATGGGCGTCAATTTGTATGGGTATGATTGGACGTTGCCGTATGTCGAAGGCGGAAAATTCGCAAAAGCATTGAGTGTTCCACAAGCATCGAGGCTTGCGTATACGAAAAACGCAGAAATCCAATATGATCAGGAATCCCAGGCCCCATTCTATACGTATTATGATCAGGACGGGAAGGAACATATCGTTTGGTTCGAAGATTTAAGGAGCATGGCAGCCAAGTTTGAATTGTTGAAGAAGCTTGACCTTGCCGGTATGTCATTTTGGAACCTTGCTTTCCCATATACCCCGGTCTGGCCATTGATCAAGGATCGTTTCAACGTCAAAAGATAA
- a CDS encoding YppE family protein yields the protein MNTERRRLKELTIELRNMTEKAYLQFTEHTSREDYEVDFYGEVKPFADRMQVLADEWKPLATDWALKEKPKYVYPIQLKDTYENMTIIAVQAFQKDTREKRFIAMTKSIDYILESIVEQI from the coding sequence ATGAACACGGAAAGACGACGCTTAAAAGAATTGACGATTGAATTACGGAACATGACAGAAAAGGCCTATCTCCAATTCACCGAACATACATCCAGGGAAGACTATGAGGTTGATTTTTATGGTGAAGTGAAGCCATTCGCAGATCGGATGCAAGTGCTGGCTGATGAATGGAAGCCTCTCGCAACGGATTGGGCGTTGAAAGAGAAGCCAAAGTATGTCTATCCGATCCAACTCAAGGATACGTATGAAAACATGACGATCATAGCCGTCCAGGCGTTTCAAAAGGATACGAGAGAAAAAAGGTTCATCGCGATGACGAAATCAATCGACTATATCCTTGAATCGATTGTGGAACAGATATGA
- a CDS encoding DUF2515 family protein, translating to MMDVRSNRFESLNVYEKEVFSRIKKATDRWNMDNISRTKAYQSYFLRNPELFWPFLASMVSRNAGWNMGDLILKEFRVMMRAEDRRWIFDTYERANWLIFSDAYPQLLVYEASKQASRPLFHLLEHFHVSSFMETEWKRYWEEKGRNRLDTALIINEQNLIQKPVIENPRYQTSVFNTMPFWLQERFHFSTVLFPTRSGDLYGLSVHGFKKLRNRIILGKRLLALLTSSCLKDHFIRFAIHTEPTGARTDYEQYFRSRGYEDHCFPLRAVYPIIGHHRQDFSDWSKSGHQVEPFFKPVKLPKHLHLNEWYAHKRYELYVLSKVKAHLL from the coding sequence ATGATGGATGTACGTTCAAATCGATTCGAATCATTGAATGTTTATGAAAAGGAGGTTTTCTCCCGTATAAAGAAGGCTACGGACAGATGGAATATGGACAACATATCACGGACGAAAGCCTATCAATCCTATTTCCTTCGCAATCCTGAGTTGTTTTGGCCCTTTCTGGCAAGTATGGTTTCACGGAACGCGGGATGGAACATGGGTGATCTGATCCTAAAGGAATTCAGAGTAATGATGAGAGCAGAGGATCGGCGCTGGATATTTGATACCTACGAACGGGCGAACTGGCTCATCTTTTCAGATGCGTATCCACAACTCCTTGTCTATGAAGCCTCCAAACAGGCTTCCCGGCCGTTATTCCATCTTCTTGAGCATTTTCATGTTTCATCGTTCATGGAAACAGAGTGGAAGCGTTATTGGGAAGAAAAAGGTCGTAATCGGCTAGACACCGCTTTAATTATCAATGAACAAAATCTGATCCAAAAACCCGTCATTGAAAATCCCCGGTATCAAACCTCGGTGTTCAACACAATGCCATTTTGGCTGCAAGAACGATTCCATTTCAGTACTGTCTTGTTTCCGACACGATCGGGTGATTTATATGGATTGTCCGTTCATGGATTCAAAAAGCTGCGAAACAGGATCATACTTGGTAAGAGGCTTCTGGCTCTTCTGACTTCAAGTTGTCTTAAGGATCATTTCATCCGTTTTGCAATCCACACAGAACCGACAGGGGCGAGGACAGACTATGAACAATACTTCCGTTCCCGGGGATATGAGGATCACTGTTTTCCGTTAAGAGCTGTTTATCCAATTATCGGTCATCATCGGCAAGATTTCAGTGATTGGTCAAAATCGGGTCACCAAGTCGAACCTTTTTTCAAACCAGTCAAGCTGCCGAAGCACCTCCATCTCAATGAATGGTACGCACATAAAAGGTATGAATTGTACGTATTGTCAAAAGTGAAAGCACACCTGCTATAG
- the recU gene encoding Holliday junction resolvase RecU: MNFRYPNRKSSTTVKRVPQAAQGSEQNRSYANRGMTFEEDINHSNSYYLQSGKAVIHKKPTPVQIVSVDYPKRSAAVIKEAYFKQPSTTDYNGVYKGRYIDFEAKETRNKTSFPLTNFHQHQIDHMKQVIDQEGISFILVRFKSTQDIYLLEAEHLFQYWDQQHDGGRKSIPKTYFDQYGHRITLGYNPRIDYLAIIDRISFQVQKG; this comes from the coding sequence GTGAACTTCCGTTATCCGAACCGAAAGTCATCCACCACCGTCAAGCGGGTACCGCAAGCTGCACAAGGTAGTGAGCAAAACCGTTCCTACGCAAACCGTGGTATGACATTCGAAGAGGATATCAACCACTCCAATTCTTATTATTTACAGTCAGGTAAAGCGGTTATTCACAAAAAACCGACGCCCGTTCAAATTGTATCAGTCGATTACCCGAAGCGAAGCGCAGCGGTGATCAAGGAAGCGTATTTCAAACAGCCGTCAACGACCGACTATAATGGCGTCTACAAGGGACGGTACATCGATTTTGAAGCGAAGGAGACGAGAAACAAGACCTCCTTCCCATTGACGAACTTCCATCAGCACCAAATCGATCATATGAAACAAGTCATTGATCAAGAGGGAATTTCCTTCATCCTTGTCCGCTTCAAAAGCACACAAGACATTTATTTGCTGGAAGCAGAGCACTTATTCCAATATTGGGATCAACAACACGACGGTGGAAGAAAATCCATACCAAAAACCTACTTCGATCAGTATGGTCACAGGATCACCCTTGGGTATAATCCTAGAATCGATTATCTTGCTATCATCGATCGTATTTCTTTTCAAGTTCAAAAAGGGTAG
- a CDS encoding DnaD domain-containing protein — protein sequence MRKESFIQWMEMGTVSIPNALLMNYHKLGLDEEEMMVLIHMHSFIEGGNYFPTPEELSSRMAVSTHHCMQLLRSCIQKGMLKIEEHDDPVQHIHSETYTLRPLWEKLIRALEEDQVERTQQEKQQEEMQIYSIMEKEFGRPLSPIECETMNMWLDQDGHDPAIIISALKEAVLSGKLNFRYIDRILFEWKKNGIQTVEQAKQYGEKFRQQKYKRTPTTDSKQSPSTDFPYYNWLEQS from the coding sequence ATGAGAAAAGAAAGCTTTATCCAATGGATGGAGATGGGAACGGTATCCATCCCGAATGCATTATTAATGAATTATCACAAGTTAGGCCTTGACGAAGAAGAAATGATGGTATTGATACATATGCATTCCTTCATAGAAGGAGGAAACTATTTTCCGACTCCTGAGGAGCTGTCCTCAAGGATGGCTGTTTCCACGCATCATTGCATGCAGCTTTTGAGGTCGTGCATCCAGAAGGGCATGCTGAAGATCGAAGAGCATGATGATCCTGTCCAGCATATCCATTCTGAAACGTATACGCTAAGACCGCTCTGGGAGAAATTGATCCGTGCTTTGGAAGAGGATCAGGTCGAGCGTACACAACAGGAAAAGCAACAAGAAGAGATGCAGATCTACTCGATTATGGAGAAAGAGTTCGGAAGGCCATTATCCCCCATTGAATGCGAGACGATGAACATGTGGCTTGACCAGGATGGGCATGACCCGGCTATCATCATCTCTGCATTGAAAGAAGCGGTTTTATCAGGAAAATTGAACTTCCGTTATATCGACAGGATTTTGTTCGAATGGAAGAAAAATGGCATTCAGACAGTCGAGCAGGCAAAACAATATGGTGAGAAATTCAGGCAGCAAAAATACAAACGGACGCCGACGACAGATTCTAAACAATCGCCTTCCACCGATTTCCCTTATTACAATTGGTTGGAACAATCCTAG
- the asnS gene encoding asparagine--tRNA ligase: MKTTVQLLRNHIDEQVTIGAWLANKRSSGKIAFLQLRDGTGFVQGVVVKSEVDEQIWHTAKEITQETSLYVTGTVKKDDRSPTGVELVVTDIEVISESVDYPITPKEHGTEFLMDNRHLWLRSKKQHAIMRVRNEIIRATYEFYNKEGFVKIDPPILTGSSAEGTTTLFHTRYFDEDAYLSQSGQLYMEAAAMAFGRVFSFGPTFRAEKSKTRRHLIEFWMIEPEMAFVEHEESLEIQEQYVSYLAQSVLENCKIELETLGRDISMLEKIKAPFPRITYDDAIKLLKEKGFDDIEWGEDFGAPHETAIAESYDKPVFITHYPKDIKAFYMKPDPERDEVVLCADLIAPEGYGEIIGGSQRIDDLELMQKRYEEHNLSPEAYEWYLQLRKYGSVPHSGFGLGLERTVAWLSGIEHIRESIPFPRLLNRLYP; this comes from the coding sequence GTGAAAACCACAGTTCAATTATTACGTAATCATATTGATGAGCAAGTGACCATCGGAGCATGGCTTGCGAATAAAAGATCCAGCGGTAAGATTGCATTTTTACAATTAAGGGACGGTACTGGATTCGTCCAAGGCGTCGTTGTAAAAAGTGAGGTCGACGAACAGATCTGGCATACAGCGAAAGAGATTACTCAAGAAACGAGCCTATATGTGACAGGTACAGTCAAGAAGGATGACCGTTCACCGACTGGAGTAGAATTGGTCGTTACGGATATCGAAGTCATTTCCGAATCGGTCGACTATCCGATCACACCGAAAGAACACGGTACGGAATTCTTGATGGACAACCGTCATCTATGGCTGCGTTCCAAAAAGCAGCATGCAATCATGCGTGTAAGAAACGAAATCATTCGCGCTACATATGAATTCTATAATAAAGAAGGATTCGTCAAAATCGATCCGCCGATTTTGACAGGCAGCTCCGCTGAAGGAACCACCACGCTGTTCCATACGCGTTATTTTGATGAAGATGCTTATCTTTCACAAAGTGGACAACTCTATATGGAAGCGGCAGCGATGGCATTCGGTCGAGTCTTTTCGTTCGGTCCGACATTCCGTGCCGAGAAATCCAAAACTCGCCGACACTTGATCGAGTTCTGGATGATCGAACCAGAAATGGCGTTCGTCGAGCATGAGGAAAGTCTGGAAATCCAGGAACAGTATGTTTCGTATCTTGCACAATCCGTATTGGAAAATTGCAAGATCGAGCTGGAGACGCTTGGACGGGACATTTCGATGTTAGAAAAAATCAAAGCACCATTCCCACGCATTACGTATGATGATGCGATCAAACTGTTGAAAGAAAAAGGTTTCGATGATATCGAATGGGGCGAAGATTTCGGAGCACCGCATGAAACGGCTATTGCAGAAAGCTATGACAAGCCTGTCTTCATCACACATTATCCGAAAGACATTAAAGCCTTCTATATGAAGCCTGACCCTGAACGTGACGAAGTCGTATTGTGCGCGGACCTTATCGCACCGGAAGGATACGGCGAAATTATTGGGGGAAGCCAACGGATCGACGACCTTGAGTTAATGCAGAAGCGTTATGAGGAGCATAATCTATCACCAGAAGCTTATGAATGGTATTTGCAATTACGTAAATATGGCAGCGTTCCTCATTCAGGCTTCGGATTAGGATTGGAGCGGACAGTCGCATGGTTGTCCGGAATTGAACACATCCGTGAATCCATTCCATTCCCACGTTTGTTGAACCGTCTCTATCCATAA
- a CDS encoding MerR family transcriptional regulator, translating into MERLVKTKVVSKKLNVNPTTIQRWVKYFDIPCPKNDHGHYLFREEDIDRLHEIQQLLKQGLQMSDIKLNDREEVVKPQKGAGLKEMDASFNQLQEQLNLLESKVSQKADEVLSYQVMQHRKDMDQMSTRLTELEEKMLVLEEQLLLQVTATHEIRSEFNPVKTAKKRNWLVSLFTL; encoded by the coding sequence ATGGAGAGATTGGTGAAAACGAAAGTCGTTTCCAAGAAGCTGAATGTCAATCCGACCACCATTCAACGATGGGTCAAGTATTTCGATATCCCATGCCCGAAAAATGACCATGGCCATTATTTGTTCCGTGAAGAAGACATTGACCGTTTACATGAGATACAGCAGCTGCTTAAACAGGGCTTGCAAATGAGTGACATCAAGCTGAACGATCGAGAGGAAGTTGTCAAACCGCAAAAAGGGGCTGGGCTGAAAGAAATGGATGCTAGCTTCAATCAGCTTCAGGAGCAGCTCAACTTGTTGGAATCCAAGGTTTCTCAAAAAGCGGATGAAGTATTGTCCTATCAGGTCATGCAGCACCGGAAGGATATGGACCAGATGTCGACCCGGTTGACAGAGCTTGAGGAGAAGATGCTCGTGCTAGAAGAACAGCTTCTATTGCAAGTGACCGCCACCCATGAAATCCGGTCGGAATTCAATCCTGTAAAAACAGCAAAAAAGCGCAATTGGCTCGTCAGCCTGTTCACGCTCTGA
- a CDS encoding PBP1A family penicillin-binding protein, whose product MSDKINSRQQRRKASSNNKKKGPNKRLFKKIAAFLLVLALIGTTVGAIAVFAVISQAPELDPKELETPVSSKLYDKDGNEFGTINNDEKRIRASFDEIPQVMKDAVIATEDIRFYDHFGIDIRRIGGAAIANITGGFGSQGGSTITQQVIKNVFFTHEKKMTRKIKEAYLAIKMEQQFSKDQIFEIYLNKIYYGQRAHGVATAAKTYFNKDIQDLELHEAALLAGLPKAPSTYNPVDNPEKAEERRNVVLSQMEKYGFITKEEKEKAQAIKVKDYVSKNEIESEKDSFDTFKAQVVEEAAKLAGFEDTSEVYTSGLEIYTTLDPKAQKAVEEALYTTNIIKEENIMGGLVVTDTKTGAVRAIGSGRKSSPSAFFATRMDTRQPGSTIKPILDYGPAIEHLKWPTYKMVSDDKLVINGHEFHNYDNKHHGDMSIRKALYESYNLPAIRTWQEVGADKAKDFATKLGIEIEDKHYSPAYAIGGFNKSPSPMELAAAYAAFGNEGVYNKPFTVTKIKFPDGREIKHESDPEPVMEDYTAYMVTDMLKDVITKGTAKNHVSLNFPVAGKTGTTNFGKEVGSEYEGKTKDAWFAGYSSELSMAVWTGYKGNRDENGNPLYLDRDTDDYSKLIFDYVMEKASEGLDNKDWKRPNSVIEVAMEKGTGKRASEYTPKEEIVRELAVKGTDLPSVSEEYEKLEAPQNLQAKYNEKKQEAKLKWKYPKERLEDGVSFKVMYSIDGSGFQELSQQKETELVVENLTPGVTITFAVVAVDEERGKESEPATVDVTTKQEDTEEPPSDEDENEGEEEGDGEEQGDKEEKENGDGQGDQQGDGSEETPPGSGGDTSPGSGDEDGSNDNEGPGSTVPGTGGIVPPLSRESA is encoded by the coding sequence ATGAGTGATAAGATCAACTCTCGACAACAAAGACGAAAAGCGTCTTCCAATAATAAGAAGAAAGGGCCGAATAAAAGACTGTTCAAGAAGATTGCAGCGTTTCTTCTCGTATTGGCCCTCATTGGAACGACGGTAGGTGCAATCGCTGTATTCGCAGTGATCAGCCAGGCACCGGAACTCGACCCGAAGGAATTGGAAACACCTGTTTCTTCGAAGCTATATGATAAAGATGGGAATGAATTCGGCACCATCAATAATGATGAAAAGAGAATCAGGGCGAGTTTTGATGAAATCCCACAAGTCATGAAAGATGCGGTCATCGCAACTGAAGATATCCGCTTCTATGACCACTTCGGAATTGACATCCGTCGTATCGGTGGAGCCGCGATCGCAAATATTACAGGTGGATTCGGTTCCCAGGGTGGTAGTACGATCACCCAGCAGGTCATCAAGAATGTCTTTTTCACACACGAAAAGAAAATGACCAGGAAAATAAAAGAAGCGTATCTCGCAATCAAAATGGAACAACAGTTTTCCAAGGATCAGATTTTTGAAATCTATCTGAATAAAATCTATTATGGCCAACGTGCACATGGTGTGGCGACAGCAGCTAAAACGTATTTCAACAAGGACATCCAGGATCTTGAGTTACATGAAGCGGCTTTGCTTGCAGGTCTTCCGAAGGCCCCGTCGACGTATAATCCTGTTGATAACCCTGAAAAAGCAGAGGAACGTCGTAATGTCGTCCTATCTCAAATGGAGAAATACGGATTCATTACAAAGGAAGAGAAGGAAAAAGCACAGGCTATTAAAGTGAAGGATTACGTAAGCAAGAATGAAATCGAAAGCGAAAAAGATTCCTTCGATACGTTCAAAGCACAGGTCGTAGAAGAGGCTGCAAAACTCGCGGGTTTTGAGGATACGAGCGAGGTGTATACATCCGGTTTAGAAATCTATACGACACTCGATCCAAAAGCCCAGAAGGCGGTTGAAGAAGCCCTCTATACGACGAACATCATCAAGGAAGAGAACATCATGGGAGGACTTGTCGTCACTGACACGAAAACGGGTGCAGTAAGGGCGATCGGAAGTGGACGTAAGAGCTCACCAAGTGCGTTTTTCGCAACCCGTATGGATACGAGACAACCCGGTTCAACAATCAAACCGATCCTTGACTATGGTCCAGCGATCGAACACTTGAAGTGGCCGACTTACAAGATGGTGAGTGATGATAAGCTTGTCATCAATGGACACGAGTTCCACAACTATGACAATAAGCATCATGGCGACATGTCGATCCGAAAAGCGCTGTATGAATCCTATAACCTCCCTGCTATCCGTACATGGCAGGAAGTCGGTGCAGATAAAGCGAAGGATTTCGCTACCAAACTCGGTATTGAAATTGAAGATAAGCATTATAGCCCTGCTTATGCAATCGGTGGATTCAATAAGAGTCCTTCCCCGATGGAGTTGGCAGCAGCCTATGCAGCGTTCGGGAACGAAGGCGTTTATAACAAGCCATTTACCGTGACGAAGATCAAGTTCCCTGATGGACGTGAAATCAAACATGAAAGTGATCCTGAGCCAGTGATGGAGGATTATACCGCATATATGGTGACGGATATGTTGAAAGACGTCATTACGAAAGGGACTGCAAAAAATCATGTCAGCTTGAACTTCCCTGTAGCAGGAAAAACAGGAACGACCAATTTCGGGAAAGAGGTCGGATCAGAATATGAAGGGAAAACGAAGGATGCATGGTTTGCAGGTTATTCATCCGAATTGTCAATGGCCGTCTGGACCGGTTACAAAGGCAACCGTGACGAGAACGGCAATCCGCTTTATTTAGATCGTGACACAGATGATTATTCCAAGCTCATTTTCGATTATGTCATGGAAAAAGCAAGTGAAGGCTTGGATAATAAAGACTGGAAACGACCAAATTCGGTGATTGAAGTGGCGATGGAGAAAGGCACGGGTAAACGCGCAAGCGAATATACCCCTAAGGAAGAGATCGTCCGTGAACTAGCTGTAAAAGGTACAGATCTTCCGAGCGTTTCAGAAGAATATGAGAAATTGGAAGCACCACAAAATCTTCAAGCCAAGTATAATGAAAAGAAACAAGAAGCGAAATTGAAGTGGAAATATCCGAAAGAACGTCTTGAGGATGGCGTCTCATTTAAAGTTATGTATTCCATTGATGGCAGTGGATTCCAAGAATTAAGCCAGCAGAAGGAAACAGAACTTGTCGTGGAAAACTTGACCCCAGGCGTTACGATCACCTTTGCTGTCGTTGCAGTTGATGAAGAACGCGGTAAAGAAAGTGAACCTGCTACCGTCGATGTCACAACGAAGCAAGAAGATACGGAAGAACCCCCTTCTGATGAAGATGAAAATGAAGGCGAAGAAGAAGGCGATGGCGAAGAGCAAGGTGATAAAGAAGAAAAAGAAAACGGTGATGGTCAAGGAGATCAACAAGGTGATGGTTCTGAAGAAACGCCACCAGGTTCCGGTGGGGACACGAGTCCCGGCTCAGGGGATGAAGATGGATCTAACGACAACGAAGGCCCTGGTTCTACAGTACCTGGAACCGGTGGCATCGTCCCACCACTATCAAGAGAATCAGCATAA
- the nth gene encoding endonuclease III, which yields MLTKKQIREVLDEMGNMFPEAHCELNHSNPFELTIAVLLSAQCTDALVNKVTPRLFEKYKTPEDYLAVPLEELQEDIRSIGLFRNKAKNIRKLAEMVIHEYGGNIPDNRDELVKLPGVGRKTANVIVSVAYGIPAIAVDTHVERVSKRLGICRWKDSVLEVEKTLMRKIPEEEWSETHHRLIFFGRYHCKAQNPQCTVCPLLYLCREGQKRMKKVKENV from the coding sequence ATGTTGACGAAGAAGCAAATAAGAGAAGTTCTGGACGAAATGGGGAATATGTTTCCTGAAGCCCACTGCGAACTGAATCACTCGAATCCGTTTGAATTGACCATAGCGGTCCTATTATCCGCACAATGTACGGATGCCCTAGTCAATAAAGTGACTCCGCGATTATTTGAAAAATACAAAACCCCTGAAGATTATCTGGCGGTACCTCTTGAAGAATTGCAGGAGGACATACGCTCGATCGGTCTTTTCCGTAACAAAGCGAAGAATATCAGAAAATTGGCCGAGATGGTGATTCATGAATATGGAGGAAACATCCCTGATAATAGGGATGAACTCGTCAAGCTCCCAGGTGTCGGGCGAAAAACAGCAAATGTCATCGTTTCTGTTGCTTACGGCATACCTGCCATTGCGGTTGACACGCATGTCGAACGGGTTTCAAAACGTCTGGGAATTTGCAGATGGAAGGACAGTGTTTTAGAGGTTGAAAAAACATTGATGAGAAAAATTCCCGAAGAAGAATGGTCGGAAACACACCACCGTCTGATCTTTTTCGGCCGTTATCATTGTAAGGCACAAAATCCTCAATGCACGGTATGCCCACTGTTATATTTGTGCAGAGAAGGGCAGAAGCGTATGAAGAAAGTGAAGGAAAATGTCTGA